The nucleotide window TGTATACGAGACCGAGGCGCACATGGCGACAGCCATCAGAGGGGAGTGGACGGCTGACCGAGGTATTTGTCGTGTTAAGACCTATGTTAActacttttaatgttcatacatgtgaaacGTCGTCTTTACATGACGACATGTGAGTCATTACACTTTGCGTTGCTTTGTGGAATAGGCGTGAGCTGGAGACTGGACCTGGTCAGCTCCGTTGTGTCGCTGTTGGCACGATAACGTTTGCTAACTTGCCAAAAATGAAGTGGATACTGAAATCCGATAAGTCGATTTTGCGGAGAGCCTAAAGTTgtacacccagtcacagcaaatcGACGTAGAACTGCCGTTGCTGGATCTATGTGTGGAGTTGTACATAGCTTGGAGCCAGCTTAGCGATTAGCAGCGTGGCTAACTCGGCCagcataaacagtaaagcacaaaTATGAGCCTAATTATGAGGGGTCATTATTTATTGACCACAGTGCAGTGCCACATGCGGAGTTGTAGCATAAAAGTACGCAATACAGCCGTGATTTGTGGCTGTTGAGTGATTTGagttaacttgctttttcaggtccacacatgagctaacatagcgattagcatgctagctaactcggATGGTACAAACAATAGCATTACGCCAGCGAGTGTAAATACctgtcagataaatacacactcgCTCGAGTCAGTCAGGTTTTATTATGAAACCGTGTATATAGCTAGCAACATTTTATACGTTTACTGCCGTGGTTGAAATCGAGAAGCCACCTCGgagagtagcatgatggctaggtGTCTAAAAATTAATCACAAAAATAACGATATTACGGACACGTGCGTAGTTCTCTATATTGTTATTTGGAGCAAGTGAGGGAGAAACAGTCGTGCTTAAACCCGGCTACCAGCAGCGTATCTTCTGGTTTTCAGAGCTGGGCGGCCtgtgtagcttgctagctagtgttttgtttacaaaagattATTTTCGTTATTAGCTAGTTGCCGAAACGGCATCGGTCAACcgaaaaaacgaacaaacaaaaaaacaatgcaatttCGCTCGTTGGCCAAtagttaaacagtaaaaaagctCAGAAAAAGCTATGACATTAGAACCGGAGTTGCACTGTCCAATTCCCAAGCAGCTCACTACTCCCTATGGAGTGCACGGTGTCACGAAAAAACGCTGTGCACTAGGGAGTAGTGGAGTGCGGTTTAGGATCGCCCCAGGTGTACGAAGGAAGACTTCATGCATGGAGCATGGGGTGTCATCCTGTGGTAAAACACggaaagattatatatatatatatatatatatacacacacttggcgttattattgtagtaattgatttttagaaaacagtgcataaatgtttatttacaaaggCCACATGGCCCCTATCCACTTCTTACAGTGACTCAAAGTAGGCTCATACACAGCCTCACTAAACAGTTCATCTTATGCCTAGGTCACTGAATTgtatgaatttattcagttatttatttatttaagatttcgccataagaccaatctatttcagaaatgattttaGCTCTTAATTGCAGTTTAGGTTACTTCGTCATTATATGgtcaagcaggtctggagctaggCTGTAGGTTTCAAAGCTAAATCATGTTGAGTTAAAGTATTCACAGTGAAGGTTATGCATGATCCAAAGTGTGCTGCGTTATTTTGAACATGAGTACATCCAGAGAGAACGGAATTCTGGTTGactgtattttgtatggctACCCACTCAGTGGCTATACAGCAAAACAAGCGTTCTGCACACGTACAGAGTATGAGGCGGAGCTGATGTACTGTGACGTCGCTCGGTTCCCTTGCTTTCATTTAGGtcctatagaggggtataattgGCGTGCCTCGGGTGCTCCAGCTTCATAGATTCTCTTCTCGTCGACTGAGAAAAGAAGCAGCTAGGATGTCCGGCAGAGGCAAGGGCGGCAAAGGCCTTGGAAAAGGAGGCGCCAAGCGTCATCGTAAAGTGCTTCGcgataacatccagggtatcacaAAGCCGGCTATTCGCCGTCTGGCTCGTCGTGGTGGCGTCAAGCGTATCTCCGGTCTGATCTACGAAGAGACCCGCGGTGTGCTCAAAGTGTTCCTGGAAAACGTGATCAGGgacgcagtcacgtacactgagcatgccaaaagaaagaccgtcaccgctatggatgtggtgtacgccctgaagcgccagggacgcactctgtacggattcggaggttaaacgctcggcctgaacagctctaaacccaacggctcttttaagagccactcacaaatccagcaaaagaGCCTGTTTCTAATCTTAGCTTGTTTGTTTCAAATAAGGCAGTTTCCCGGATACTCTGTATTAAGAATGTAATATACGGGAAGAGTACATATATGTTactttgtatatatgtattgttttacACCCCCCCGTATGCGTTGGTAAAATCAGAACTATACGTCTTAATAAATCCTGATAGtcgccgtcaacgccgctgTGGCGAAAAACAGATTAAGCCCTGTAGATTAAAAATGCGCGGGAAGGCGAACAAAGAGttgatcatatttgtttgtttcaataaaGTCAATGATGGTGGTTATGAATCTCCCGGTTACTTTGTTAAGAAGCTCATtttcaggaggaaaaaacataatttatatataatatttatatatatatatgacattatattcttatataataATGTGATTATTATATAAGAATACATATTGTTTTCCATTTACCCCGTTTGCGTTGATTAAATCAGAATTATACAGAACATCGCCGTCAACACCGCTTTGGCGAAAAATAATGTGCCGCCTGCACGGTGGGTACAAATGCGCGGGTAGGCGAACAAAGAGAATGCTGCTCAGGGGAGggggaagggaggaggagaaaagggaggggaggggaggggaggggaaaagGGAGTGTGGGGGGTTGGGAAGAAGCGAGCGGACAATTGTTGTCCAATGGTCGTACGACGGCATTCTAAAGGCGGTACCTTCTTGTATTAGAATGCCAGAGTCTAAATAATGTGGGAGCTTATCGCCTCCTCCtcattcttcagtcttactcgacgaggagcagtatgcctgagccagctaagtccgcgcccaagaagggatccaagaaagccgtgaccaagacggccgggaaaggaggcaagaagcgcagaaagtccaggaaggAGAGCTATGCTATCTACGTGtacaaggtgctgaagcaggtccaCCCTGATACCGGTATCTCCTCCAAAGCGATGGGCATCATGAACTCGTTCGTGAACGATATCTTCGAGCGCATCGCCGGTGAGTCTTCCCGTTTGGCTCATTACAACAAACGTTCTACTATCACCTCTAGGGAGATCCAGACCGCTGTGCGTCTGCTCCTTCCCGGTGAGTTGGCCAAGCACGCCGTGTCCGAGGGCACAAAGGCCGTCACCAAGTACACGAGCTCCAAGTAAATGGTGATAGCGGCGTAATccaaacccaacggctcttttaagagccacccacggtTTCTTCGAAAGAGCAGTTTTATTCAAGAACAAAGTCGCCGATGGTAAGctataatactaattattattattaatattattattatttttttttttcccccatgagTGCTTCTGCAGCCATTATTGTAAAAGGAATGCCcttcagtgtatgtatgtatgtaaatcaacTTACTTAGTTGTTTGTCTGCATTTAATTGGTATAGTATACTAAGATTCAGGGGCAGAGCAGCAAACTAAAATACTGTGCCATACTAACTGTATGGCGTGGGGTTGTAATGCTAAGTGGGATAAATGAAGCTGCACATCACCTGTGAAAGACCAGTCCAGAGGAGATCAGCCTTACAGGTGGGGAATAGTGAGGCAGGAAACCATACTAGGGTTGACTTGAAGCCTAGAACTATACACTtgatctttgtaatgaaagctgTCTAGTATATATAACCAGGCATACGGTTAGGAAAGAGAGGAAACAAGTATCTCCACAAGCTTTTTTTGTTGGGTCACAGAAGGGTGAAGTTATTCAAAGCCTTAGGTTTATGGTGAGATTTGAgtgagcaagaataggttcagagctagacttttgatgtagagggtcggagcaaggcaaaaggacgagggtagagtaagtaaaatagtatggcggtcaaaggcctcaggtttatgatgaaggtggattgagttaaagtgaccgtgagcttaggcctttgccttaggatacaaaggaaggttcagtaaaagtgaatttcagcattagccatcagcctgatgatttggatacacatggcctcggcctactgaggaatgcacatctaagtagaatggtcatgactgcatggaatgggttaaatgaaagtaaaagtttaaaaataataatttggtgtgttgcttattgagatagagggagggatggggttaatttgttttaggacaagaatgagattggagttgtttcatgtgaggggtttgaattaggatggagtgattttgtttaatggttggaggaaggatggggttatttcattttaggttttgtgagagaaggtggtggggtttgtattggaGTATGAATGGAAattggttattttattttggggttagacggcggatggggttatttggtttcatggttagaatgatgataaggttatgttgtactaggttaagagggaggacagagttattttgtattaggactacttggtttggtcacaaaaagatgaatttggttgaagccttaggttaatggtgagattcgagcgagcaagaataggttcagagctagacttttgatgtagagggtcggagcaaggcaaaaagacgagggtagagtaagtaaatttaggtagcgtaagtaaaaaagtatggcggtgaaagtgtgtttagtgcagatgtgatctaggaagagtgagtaacagcagctttgtaaacgaggcctcaggtttatgatggacgtggattgtgttaaagttACTGTGAGCTTatgcctttgccttaggaagcttcagaaaaagtgaatttcaacattggccatcagcctgatgatttggatacacatggcctcggcctactgaggaatgcacatctaagtagaatggtcatgactgcatggaatgggttaaatgaaagtaaaagtttaaaaataataatttggtgtgttgcttattgagatagagggagggatggggttaatttgttttattacaagaatgaaattggagttgtttcatgtgagaggttcgaatgaggatggggagtgattttgtataatggttggaggaaggatggtgttatttcattttagggttggagagagaaggtggtggggtttgtattagagtatgaatgaaaatgggttattttattttggggttagacggcggatggggttatttggtttcatggttagaatgatgttaaggttatgttgtactaggttaagagggaggacagagttattttgtattaggactatttggtttggttcactaaaagatgaatttggttgaagccttaggttaatggtgagattcgagcgagcaagaataggttcagagctagacttttgatgtagagggtcggagcaaggcaaaaggacgagggtagagtaagtaaaatagtatggcggtcaaagacctcaggtttatgatgaaggtggattgagttaaagtgacggtgagcttaagcctttgccttaggatacaaaggaaggttcagtaaaagtgagtttcaacattagccatcagcctcatgatttggatacacatggcctcggcctactgaggaatgcacatctaagtagaatggtcatgactgcatggaatgggttaaatgaaagtaaaagtttaaaaataataatttggtgtgttgcttattgagatagagggacggatggggttaatttgttttagtacaagaatgagatttgagttgtttcatgtgaggggttcgaatgaggatggagtgattttgtataatggttggaggaaggatggggttatttcattttagggtttgtgagagaaggtggtggggtttgtattagagtatgaatggaaatgggttattttattttggggttagacggcggatggggttatttgttttcatggttagaatgatgttaaggttatgttgtacaaggttaagagggaggacagagttattttgtattaggactatttggttttgttcactaaaagatgaatttggttgaagtcttaggttaatggtgagattcgagcgagcaagaatagattcatagatatttttttgatgtagagggtcggagcaatgcaaaaggacgagggtagagtaagtaaaatagtatggcggtcaaaggcctcagttttatgatgaaggtggattgagttaaagtgacggtgagcttaagcctttgccttaggatacaaaggaaggttcagtaaaagtgagtttcaacattagccatcagcctcatgatttggatacacatggcctcggcctactgaggaatgcacatctaagtagaatggtcatgactgcatggaatgggttaaatgaaagtaaaagtttaaaaataataatttggtgtgttgcttattgagagagggagggatggggttaatttgttttaggacaagaatgagattggagttgtttcatgtgaggggttcgaatgaggatggggagtgattttgtataatggttggaggaaggatggtgttatttcattttagggttggagagagaaggtggtggggtttgtattagagtatgaatgaaaatgggttattttattttggggttagacggcggatggggttatttggtttcatggttagaatgatgttaaggttatgttgtactaggttaagagggaggacagagttattttgtattaggactatttggtttggttcactaaaagatgaatttggttgaagccttaggttaatggtgagattcgagcgagcaagaataggttcagagctagacttatgatgtagagggtcggagcaaggcaaaaggacgagggtagagtaagtaaaatagtatggcggtcaaaggcctcagttttatgatgaaggtggattgagttaaagtgacggtgagtttaagcctttgccttaggatacaaaggaaggttcagtaaaagtaagtttcaacattagccatcagcctgatgatttggatacacatggcctcggcctactgaggaatgcacatctaagtagaatggtcatgactgcatggaatgggttaaatgaaagtaaaagtttaaaaataataatttggtgtgttgcttattgagatagagggagggatggggttaatttgttttagtacaagaatgagatttgagttgtttcatgtgaggggttcgaatgaggatggagtgattttgtataatggttggaggaaggatggggttattttatttagggttggagagagaaaatggttattttctattagggttaaaatgaaaaatggggttttagggtttaaatgagcttgggtttattttgtattggggttagagtgaaggtgcagttattttgtattaggcttgaaaaagggcatgatagttttatgttatgtttagaataagttttgtcttttttttttgttattttgttttttgtgttttagggttgggggggtgtatgcagttattttgtgttagggttagtatgagaTTTTTGGCTATGGTATATTGGGTGTGTTACGAGTGCGTATTAGGGGACCTATGGAGAGCCGTTCCGAGTGTGGAAGCGCCGGTGACAAAGACGCATCGACGGTGGAAGTCATACTGCGCACACACggcaacactgtgctttacacactCCTCAAGGTCGCCTTGCACGACGAGCAAAACAACGCACCCACGTCTCGGATGCCCAGCACGCTCTCGACGAGGCTCTCCTCCAACGCACCGGATAACACTCGCCCAGTTCGTGGCACCTTTTGTCGCCGTTTTCCACCGATTAGCACGCCAAATGCGCCGCCGCCCGTTCGGCACGCCGGTAGCGTGGCACGCTTCGGTGAGCGCCGTATTAAACGCGGCGTCGTTACGCTGCCCTTCCCGTCTTCTCAACACACGGTGGAGCCTCTCGGAGACGAAAGAGCATTTCTACGCTCGCCAAGTTGAGCTTTCACCCATATTTCGCTCGACAAAcgccgagagaaaacacaagtgcgaGACTGTCGCTGCCACACGGCTGTGCGGCATCGAGCGAGTTGAGTCTACAACGTTCTCATGTGGCTTTTAAGGGCCGGCCCCCTCGCTGCAGCGGGAGGTTCTACAGaacgctgcagcagtttgtgctcactcgcgctcacagcaaagcagaacaatggcagaagtcgctccagccccagccgcctcggcgcccgccaaggcccccaagaagaaggccgccgcccgccccaagaaagccggccccagcgtgggcgagctcatcgtcaaggccgtctcggcttccaaggagaggagcggcgtgtctctcgccgccctgaagaaagccctggctgccggcggctacgacgtcgagaagaacaactcacgcgttaagctcgccgtcaagagcctcgtcaccaagggcactctggtgcagaccaaaggcaccggcgcgtcgggctctttcaagcttaacaagaagcagaccgaggcaaagaagaagccggccgccaagaaaccggcacctaaagctaagaagccggccgccaagaaaccagccgcggccaagaagcccaagaaggtagcagccaagaaacccactgcggctaagaaatcccccaagaaggccaagaagcccgtcgcggccgctaagaaggcagcgaagagccccaagaaggccaagaagccggcGGCTCCCAAAAAGGCGACCAAGAGCCCAAAGAAAGCCAAAACGGTCAAGCCTAAAGCAGCTAAGCCCAAGGCGGCGAAGGCGAAAAAGGCTGCCCCTAAGAAGAAGTAAACAGTAACGCCGTTTACCTTCATGTCTTGTTTCTCTattcaacggctcttttaagagccacccacagtttcataaaaaaacagcttttttccccccgtTACTGCATAATGAattgattgttaaaaaaaaaaacactcaacacAAAAATAGCTCTCATTAGTTTCCCcacacaataattatatatgatcaatatatatatatatatatttttggtttgGTCATACGTGTTACATTTGAGCGGGAAAGGGAAAGAAAACGCGGGGCACGAGTGGGGgtaaatgtttctttctttaacccgttttctttcttcctttctctctctcgctcacacagacacacagcacgagaggaggagggggtcgggtaggaaagcgagcagaggtgggaggacgctagagtctgacggcggaaatgcgattggctgttggtgcgcgtagcttttagccaataggACCGTAGGCGATTTTGCTATATCAACGGCGCTCGTTGGCCGGCGTGCATTATTTCAGCTTTGTTCGACGAACACGACTGACGCGAATCATGAGTGGAAGAGGCAAAACCGGTGGTAAAGCTAGGGCCAAGGCTAAGACTCGTTCGTCCCGCGCCGGACTGCAGTTCCCAGTTGGCCGTGTGCACAGGCTCCTGCGTAAAGGCAACTACGCTGAGCGGGTCGGCGCCGGCGCTCCCGTCTACTTGGCCGCCGTCCTGGAGTATCTCACCGCTGAGATTCTCGAGTTGGCTGGCAACGCCGCCCGCGACAACAAGAAGACCCGTATTATCCCCCGTCACCtgcagctggctgttcgtaacgacgaggagctgaacaaactgctcgGAGGAGTCACTATCGCCCAAGGTGGTGTGCTGCCCAACATTCAGGCTGTACTGCTGCCTAAGAAGACCGAGAAGACTGTGAAGACAAAGTGAATTGGCGCTCTCCGTTGATTTATCTATACAcaaaggctcttttaagagccacccattttttctaagaaaagtgctgctcctttacaaacaacactacatattcttcacgtgatttccaactgcataaaaaaataacagctttatgAACCgagttattatataaacacactgccaTGCAATACACAATTGccctttttcatatatttcacgTACTGAGATCAACACCCTatgcatatgtgcatgtatacacacattctctcgctctctctcacacacacacacacacacacacacacacagtgtgtttaatgttcgctgtaatgtacagtacattgattagtttgatcatattattgttcttattattatatattcttttaatgctttttttttctttgttgttttgtattacagGAGCCCGCCGTTTTGCTTTTAGGTTTGAAAAGAAGACGCCCAATAGTGTGTCACCGACGCATTGCCGGCCGCCCAATGGGAAACGGACAACTTCAAGACGCCCAATGAGCGGCAAGCGGCTTGAAAGCTTAAAAGCCATGTGAAGCGAGCAAgaactcattctctttcttttccccgagaggagcagagttcaacgcgatggcaagaaccaagcagACCGCTCGTAAGTCCACCGGTGGCAAGGCCCCGAGGAAGCAGCTCGCCACCAAGGCTGCCCGCAAGAGCGCCCCAGCCACCGGCGGCGTGAAAAAGCCTCACCGTTACAGGCCCGGCACCGTGGCTCTGAGGGAGATCCGCCGCTACCAGAAATCTACTGAGCTGCTGATCCGTAAGCTGCCCTTCCAGCGGCTAGTGCGTGAGATCGCGCAGGACTTCAAGACTGATCTCCGCTTCCAGAGCTCCGCCGTCATGGCCCTGCAGGAGGCTAGCGAGGCGTACTTGGTGGGTCTGTTTGAAGATactaacctgtgcgctatccacgccaagagagtcaccatcatgcctaaagacatccagctggcccgccgtattcgcggagagcgcgcttaaacagagcgcttcgacgtttacctgaaatacccaacggctcttttaagagccacctaccCGCGTCCGCGCCGAAACAGCAAATGTCCGCCTCACCTCGGTGTTGCGTTTATATAATGTAAGGCTATTATGACGCGCGCGCGCTTCTAAGTTCCATAGGGCTGCGCGAGCAAAACCAGCCGTAAGACAGTGGTTGTAAAgtttagcaaaaaaaacaacaactaatatatatgtatatatatattataacgtTTTGTacaacatttcacatcaaaatcgccatatttaacatgtgttttaatacatattaatacgTTTCTTTAAATACCTATCAATAtgattatacatatttaatagtttggaAACAGTTCATTCACCCCAGCAAAAAGTTGAAGCCACTGCTACTTCAGTAGAACACTACACTTTACCCTATGTAGTGTTTAGGCCGGTTTTGGCCTATTACAAACGGCATTTgacatggatggagcgtggatccCACCGCGTGGTGAAACTATACAACTGCAAGCACAGTTTCAGAGagcaatgtatgtgtatatttatataatgagaGCTTGATTTTGGGTACCTACGTTTCATACATATGCAAAATGAGTTTGATTCCATAGAGAGTAAGCGAGACCAGCTGTGGGGCCGCAGTAAAGGAGTTAAGTGTATATTCCGGAGAGGACCACCGTTGTTGTGGGAACGCAGacatatgtcatggatggagcgtggatgccatcgtgtggtcaaactaggcAAATGCAAACGTTAACTACGTAGATTTattcgtgtatgtgtgtgaatgtaacagcttttttcatttgatagatggttgtgaactccagtacgtctactaaatcatttgtattgcggtgttattttggttagtgttttttaaagtacattttaaaaaatgtttctattgaagcatacttcagttcagggcattttagtagccagcatggttaccagttctcatgctgccaggcaatgaaatggaaacttaatttagggtaattttatacacattaaatatgattgttaactgcaccaaCAAATCTAAAAAGTAATTACGTGTCTTACGTGATGATTTTCGTTTGGGCTTGGGTTTCATTTCAACAATATGCTAACGATAACATACTCCAGACTGTATAATCTCCTTCCACAACTAgataaaatgtcttgttttgaagaACGCTTGATAGAAGTCTTTAATAAAGGCACTTTATTAGCCATCATGACAACCAAACAGCATGCAGTTATGTAAAAAGCCACCAATTTACTCACTGCTAGAAGCCATTGAGACAAACTATAGAGTAGTGCacttctatgtaggacctttatttccttttctttagagcccttaaactctgtgtattagcttatattgaggttaccataataatcataaatcagtaaaaaacaccgctcatctgctatcaagacctgaccgaggagctggaggccagtggagcaaagctaaaatatggaaaagcatacgcaccctcaaattggtgcaaaaaaaaataaataataattttaatcattcaaggcataggtaagtaacaaatgaatacaaaagtgctaacaaaagtgaatgaaaagccagccgtactcacttgtgaattcgcttttttgattttgcttctttaaacgtctctgtggaccaaaaaaaaaagattaattgttttacattttgaccacacgatggcctccacgctccatttacgtactatgaccacagacttaaagct belongs to Salminus brasiliensis chromosome 24, fSalBra1.hap2, whole genome shotgun sequence and includes:
- the LOC140547019 gene encoding histone H1-like; amino-acid sequence: MAEVAPAPAASAPAKAPKKKAAARPKKAGPSVGELIVKAVSASKERSGVSLAALKKALAAGGYDVEKNNSRVKLAVKSLVTKGTLVQTKGTGASGSFKLNKKQTEAKKKPAAKKPAPKAKKPAAKKPAAAKKPKKVAAKKPTAAKKSPKKAKKPVAAAKKAAKSPKKAKKPAAPKKATKSPKKAKTVKPKAAKPKAAKAKKAAPKKK
- the LOC140546833 gene encoding histone H3, whose amino-acid sequence is MARTKQTARKSTGGKAPRKQLATKAARKSAPATGGVKKPHRYRPGTVALREIRRYQKSTELLIRKLPFQRLVREIAQDFKTDLRFQSSAVMALQEASEAYLVGLFEDTNLCAIHAKRVTIMPKDIQLARRIRGERA
- the LOC140546990 gene encoding histone H4, producing the protein MSGRGKGGKGLGKGGAKRHRKVLRDNIQGITKPAIRRLARRGGVKRISGLIYEETRGVLKVFLENVIRDAVTYTEHAKRKTVTAMDVVYALKRQGRTLYGFGG
- the LOC140546718 gene encoding histone H2B, coding for MPEPAKSAPKKGSKKAVTKTAGKGGKKRRKSRKESYAIYVYKVLKQVHPDTGISSKAMGIMNSFVNDIFERIAGESSRLAHYNKRSTITSREIQTAVRLLLPGELAKHAVSEGTKAVTKYTSSK